In Flavobacterium endoglycinae, one DNA window encodes the following:
- a CDS encoding adenylosuccinate synthetase, which translates to MKTAKIVIGLGFGDEGKGITTDFLAEQNPESIVIRFSGGQQAAHTVMIGNRKHVHSSFASGALRGLPSYYSEHCTIHPLFLYNEREELKEKNANLDLYIHPLAKVTTPFDVWHNRGNVRNIENGTCGKGIGSTMKRNEGPYKLFAIDLIAPREMLLEKLNQIAYYYGFLNESGIDEEINQYLEAIDKIQWNIVDYTFLSKYENLIFEGSQGILLDMDHGVFPNVTYANTTSKNAIEICNKLKIEDVAVYYVTRSYSTRHGHGWMANEGEIKLKNNEEETCVFNEYQKHLRFGTLNYELLNYALKLDAAYSPMAKRNLVVTCMDQLEQDYEFENLTTEFSEIYGSFSPDSKDFKNIISLFQ; encoded by the coding sequence ATGAAAACAGCGAAAATAGTTATAGGTTTAGGATTTGGCGATGAAGGAAAAGGCATAACAACAGATTTTCTGGCAGAACAAAATCCTGAATCTATCGTTATTCGCTTTTCGGGAGGACAACAAGCCGCGCATACCGTCATGATCGGCAACAGAAAACACGTCCATTCGAGTTTTGCAAGCGGAGCACTTCGTGGTCTTCCATCTTATTACAGCGAACATTGCACGATTCATCCTCTTTTTTTGTATAACGAAAGAGAAGAATTAAAAGAAAAAAACGCTAATCTGGATTTGTACATTCATCCTTTAGCAAAAGTTACCACTCCTTTTGATGTCTGGCACAACAGAGGAAATGTACGAAACATTGAAAACGGAACCTGCGGAAAAGGCATTGGTTCAACCATGAAAAGAAATGAAGGTCCGTATAAATTGTTTGCCATCGATTTGATTGCGCCTCGCGAAATGCTTTTAGAAAAATTAAACCAAATTGCATATTACTATGGTTTTTTAAATGAAAGCGGAATCGATGAAGAAATCAATCAATATCTGGAAGCAATTGATAAGATACAATGGAATATTGTCGATTATACATTCCTTTCGAAATATGAAAATCTCATTTTTGAAGGCAGTCAGGGCATTCTGCTCGATATGGATCACGGCGTTTTTCCGAATGTGACGTATGCCAATACTACCTCAAAAAATGCCATTGAAATTTGTAATAAACTAAAGATTGAAGATGTAGCCGTTTATTACGTAACCAGAAGTTATTCAACGCGTCACGGACATGGCTGGATGGCGAATGAAGGAGAAATAAAATTAAAAAATAACGAAGAAGAAACCTGTGTTTTTAACGAATACCAAAAACATTTGCGTTTTGGAACCCTGAATTACGAACTTCTAAATTACGCTCTAAAACTCGATGCAGCTTACAGCCCAATGGCAAAACGAAATTTGGTTGTAACTTGTATGGATCAGCTGGAGCAGGATTATGAGTTTGAAAATCTCACAACGGAATTCAGCGAAATCTACGGATCATTTTCACCCGATTCAAAAGATTTTAAAAACATTATTTCTTTGTTTCAATAA
- a CDS encoding NADAR family protein, whose translation MKYNTDTITPESKFIFFWGHQPSKDGKILKTCFSQWWLSSFKVDKVTYKTAEHWMMAKKAELFNDQEILVKILKADSPAEAKKLGREVKNYVDTVWLENRYEIVKQGNFHKFSQNADLKTFLLNTKERVIVEASPVDSIWGIGMAEDHKDVLKPEAWKGLNLLGFALMEVRDELR comes from the coding sequence ATGAAATACAATACAGATACCATAACTCCAGAAAGTAAGTTTATATTTTTCTGGGGGCACCAACCCAGTAAAGACGGAAAAATTCTCAAAACCTGTTTCAGCCAGTGGTGGTTAAGTTCTTTTAAAGTAGATAAAGTAACTTACAAAACTGCTGAACATTGGATGATGGCCAAAAAAGCAGAATTATTCAACGATCAGGAAATTTTAGTAAAAATCCTTAAAGCCGATTCTCCAGCTGAAGCAAAAAAACTCGGTAGAGAAGTCAAAAATTATGTAGATACGGTTTGGTTAGAAAACCGATATGAAATTGTAAAACAAGGAAACTTTCACAAATTCAGTCAAAATGCTGATTTGAAAACGTTCTTATTAAACACTAAAGAACGAGTTATTGTCGAAGCAAGTCCAGTCGATTCAATCTGGGGAATCGGAATGGCAGAAGATCACAAAGATGTTCTAAAACCAGAAGCCTGGAAAGGATTAAATCTTTTAGGTTTCGCTTTGATGGAAGTTAGAGATGAATTGAGATAA
- a CDS encoding ADP-ribosylation/crystallin J1 produces METTRLYRPVGLKEVELIAELDYNAFPPRLEWQPIFYPVTNQQYADQIAFEWNTVDEFSGFIGIVTAFDVNSDFLKKYEIQNVGDKNHNELWIPSEELIDFNANIVNGIEIVNVHFTDRSLVSENKELNEKLDSFRK; encoded by the coding sequence ATGGAAACAACAAGATTATATCGTCCAGTTGGATTAAAAGAAGTGGAATTAATCGCAGAGTTGGATTACAATGCTTTTCCACCAAGGTTAGAATGGCAACCTATTTTTTATCCGGTAACGAATCAGCAATATGCAGATCAAATTGCTTTTGAATGGAATACCGTTGACGAATTTTCCGGATTCATTGGAATTGTAACTGCTTTTGATGTTAACTCAGATTTTTTGAAAAAGTATGAAATTCAAAATGTTGGCGATAAAAATCATAATGAACTTTGGATTCCGTCGGAAGAATTAATTGATTTTAATGCTAACATAGTAAACGGAATTGAAATCGTAAATGTGCATTTTACAGATCGTTCTTTGGTAAGTGAAAACAAAGAACTCAATGAAAAACTAGATAGTTTTAGAAAATGA
- a CDS encoding O-acetyl-ADP-ribose deacetylase: MILELLKADITEIQVDAIVNAANTSLLGGGGVDGAIHRKGGKAILDECIQIRNKQGGCKTGEAVITTAGNLPSKYVIHTVGPVWNGDKEEKSKLLADCYQNSLALAVENGIKTIAFPNISTGIYHFPKDKAAEIAVKVVKEFDRISEIEKVLFVCFDDENYQIYKSIL; this comes from the coding sequence ATGATTTTAGAATTATTAAAGGCAGACATAACAGAAATTCAAGTTGATGCAATAGTAAATGCTGCGAATACTTCTTTGCTTGGAGGCGGTGGTGTTGATGGTGCAATTCATAGAAAAGGAGGAAAAGCAATTCTAGACGAATGTATCCAAATTAGAAATAAGCAAGGAGGATGTAAAACAGGTGAAGCTGTAATCACAACAGCAGGAAATCTTCCTTCTAAATATGTTATTCATACTGTTGGACCAGTTTGGAATGGCGACAAAGAAGAAAAATCAAAATTGCTGGCAGATTGTTATCAAAACAGTTTGGCTCTTGCGGTAGAAAATGGAATCAAAACTATTGCTTTTCCAAATATCAGTACAGGAATTTATCATTTTCCGAAAGATAAAGCAGCTGAAATCGCGGTAAAAGTTGTGAAAGAGTTTGATAGAATTTCTGAAATAGAAAAAGTACTGTTTGTATGTTTTGATGATGAAAATTATCAGATTTATAAAAGTATTCTATAG
- a CDS encoding RNA 2'-phosphotransferase: protein MNEKIAKSVSKFLSLVLRHSPETIGLQLDENGWADVEELIIKCNKKGSQNEMTVELLDYVVENNDKKRFAYNEDKTKIRASQGHSISVELNLEETAPLEFLYHGTVGKFMESIRKEGLKKMSRQHVHLSKDKETATKVGSRRGVPQILTVRSGAMHRDGYTFYLSENNVWLTDEVPAKYIEF, encoded by the coding sequence ATGAATGAAAAAATAGCAAAAAGTGTCAGCAAGTTTTTAAGTCTGGTGCTTAGACATTCGCCTGAAACTATCGGATTACAATTAGACGAAAATGGATGGGCTGATGTTGAGGAATTAATTATAAAATGTAATAAAAAGGGAAGTCAGAACGAAATGACGGTTGAACTTTTAGATTACGTCGTAGAAAATAACGATAAAAAACGGTTTGCTTACAATGAAGATAAAACCAAAATCCGTGCAAGTCAGGGACATTCGATTTCGGTTGAATTAAATCTGGAAGAAACGGCACCTTTGGAATTTTTGTATCACGGAACGGTTGGAAAATTTATGGAAAGCATTCGTAAAGAAGGTTTGAAAAAAATGAGCCGTCAGCATGTACATTTAAGCAAAGACAAAGAAACTGCGACAAAAGTTGGAAGCAGAAGAGGAGTACCGCAGATTTTAACCGTTAGAAGCGGCGCCATGCATAGAGACGGATATACATTTTATTTATCCGAAAACAATGTCTGGTTGACCGATGAGGTTCCAGCGAAATATATTGAATTTTAA
- a CDS encoding metallophosphoesterase family protein, producing the protein MKRTLVFGDIHGGLKALIQLFKRIDLSENDRLIFLGDYVDGWNESAQVIEFLMDLSQKHECIFIKGNHDAWCQEWLMNDIVNDIWFLHGGKSTIESYENIDLSKRQKHLEFFNQMKDYFVDESNNLFIHAGFSSMHGPEKEHYQTNFSWDRTLWEMALTMDKRIKKDSLLYPKRLLLYNEIYIGHTPTLNYDVEIPMQGCNVWNIDTGAAFYGKLSCIDTTTKEFWQSDVVQTFYPNEKGRNK; encoded by the coding sequence ATGAAAAGAACACTTGTTTTTGGAGATATTCACGGAGGATTAAAAGCCCTGATTCAGTTATTTAAAAGAATTGATTTATCTGAAAATGACAGACTGATTTTCTTAGGTGATTATGTGGATGGCTGGAACGAATCGGCACAGGTAATTGAGTTTCTTATGGATTTATCTCAAAAACACGAATGCATTTTTATAAAAGGAAATCATGATGCCTGGTGTCAGGAATGGCTGATGAACGATATTGTAAATGATATTTGGTTTTTGCATGGAGGAAAATCGACTATAGAAAGTTATGAAAATATTGATCTTTCCAAAAGACAGAAACATCTGGAATTCTTTAATCAAATGAAGGATTATTTTGTAGATGAAAGCAACAATCTTTTCATTCATGCCGGATTCTCATCGATGCACGGACCAGAAAAAGAACATTATCAAACCAATTTTTCGTGGGACAGAACGTTGTGGGAAATGGCGCTGACTATGGATAAACGAATAAAAAAAGATTCGCTTTTGTATCCGAAAAGATTACTGCTTTATAATGAAATTTATATCGGACATACTCCAACGCTAAATTATGATGTAGAAATTCCAATGCAAGGCTGCAATGTTTGGAATATTGATACAGGTGCCGCTTTTTACGGAAAACTTTCTTGTATCGATACAACCACAAAAGAATTTTGGCAAAGTGATGTAGTTCAGACATTTTATCCAAATGAAAAAGGAAGAAATAAATAA
- a CDS encoding ADP-ribosylglycohydrolase family protein, with protein MKNTIESGLFGLAVGDALGVPVEFKSRAYLKQNPVTEMFGFGTHHQPIGTWSDDSSLAFCLAESLCSGYDLNDIARNFVKWYSGNLWTPHGKVFDIGIATRHAILNITKGHQPDLCGGFSEEDNGNGSLMRILPLVFYLQNENDIEVIYQKVKEVSSITHAHFRSVFACFIYVIYCLEILKDKDKFEAYTDMKSILSKFLEDKKYNPAEVQLFDRVLKNDILYVESEIQSSGYVLHSLEASFWCFLNSDSYEETVLRAVNLGGDTDTTGAIAGGLAGIYYGIDNIPQKWIDNLVRVKDIKDLAERLSNKM; from the coding sequence ATGAAAAATACAATAGAATCTGGTTTATTTGGTTTGGCTGTTGGTGATGCTTTGGGAGTTCCAGTTGAATTTAAATCCAGAGCTTATTTAAAACAAAATCCAGTTACTGAAATGTTTGGTTTTGGAACGCATCATCAACCAATAGGGACTTGGAGCGACGATAGTTCACTTGCTTTCTGTCTAGCTGAAAGTTTATGTTCGGGTTATGATTTAAATGATATTGCAAGAAACTTTGTCAAATGGTACAGCGGAAATTTATGGACGCCACATGGAAAAGTTTTTGATATCGGAATCGCAACTAGACATGCTATTCTTAATATTACAAAAGGACATCAACCTGATTTATGTGGCGGATTTTCTGAAGAAGATAACGGAAATGGCTCATTAATGCGTATTTTGCCTTTGGTCTTTTATCTTCAAAATGAAAATGATATTGAAGTTATTTACCAAAAAGTAAAAGAAGTTTCATCAATAACACATGCACATTTCAGATCGGTTTTCGCTTGTTTTATTTACGTGATTTATTGTTTGGAAATTCTAAAAGATAAAGATAAATTCGAAGCTTATACGGATATGAAAAGTATACTTTCAAAGTTTTTGGAAGACAAAAAATATAATCCTGCTGAAGTTCAGTTGTTTGACAGAGTTCTGAAAAATGATATTCTGTATGTGGAAAGTGAAATTCAATCTTCGGGTTATGTGCTACATAGTTTAGAAGCAAGTTTTTGGTGTTTTTTAAATTCGGATTCTTATGAAGAAACGGTTTTAAGGGCAGTAAACTTAGGCGGAGATACCGACACAACCGGAGCAATTGCTGGAGGATTAGCAGGAATTTATTATGGAATCGATAATATTCCGCAAAAGTGGATTGACAATTTAGTAAGAGTAAAAGATATAAAAGATTTAGCAGAACGTCTATCAAATAAAATGTAA
- a CDS encoding nicotinate phosphoribosyltransferase gives MNPLLLTDGYKVDHRRQYPDGTTIVYSNWTPRKSRIEGVDEVIFFGLQYFIKKYIIHDFEEDFFKKSKEEVVKKYSRRINNYLGENQVGTKHIEDLHDLGYIPMVFKALPEGASVPLRVPMFTMYNTIPEFFWLTNYFETLLSAVVWLPCNSATIAKEYRKVLDKYAAETSSVPEFVDWQAHDFSMRGMGGIEAALTSAAGHLLSFTGSDTIPAIDFLEEYYNANSDQELVAGSVAATEHSVMCMGTTEGEYETFKRLITGVYPKGIVSIVSDTWDLWKVLTDYLPRLKEEIVSREGKVVIRPDSGDPVDIICGNPNGKTEQEKKGVIELLWDVFGGTTNAKGFKELVPQIGAIYGDSITVARATQICERLKEKGFASTNVVLGIGSFTYQYNTRDTFGFAMKATYGEVNGEGRAIFKDPITDDGTKKSAKGLMKIELIDGKYHLTDNVSWEEEKQGELKEVFRDGKLLVDQTLSEIRTRVKSNVSIEA, from the coding sequence ATGAACCCATTATTATTAACCGACGGTTACAAAGTTGACCACAGAAGACAATACCCAGACGGAACTACAATTGTATATTCTAACTGGACACCAAGAAAATCAAGAATTGAAGGAGTTGATGAAGTGATCTTTTTTGGATTGCAGTATTTCATCAAAAAATATATTATCCACGATTTTGAAGAAGATTTCTTTAAAAAATCAAAAGAAGAAGTCGTTAAAAAATACTCACGAAGAATCAATAATTATTTAGGTGAAAACCAAGTTGGGACTAAACATATTGAAGATTTACACGATTTAGGATATATTCCTATGGTTTTTAAAGCCTTGCCAGAAGGCGCAAGCGTTCCGTTGAGAGTTCCGATGTTTACGATGTATAATACAATTCCAGAATTTTTCTGGCTGACGAATTATTTCGAAACGTTACTTTCTGCGGTAGTTTGGTTGCCTTGTAATTCTGCTACAATTGCAAAAGAATACCGAAAAGTATTAGACAAATATGCTGCAGAAACTTCTTCTGTTCCAGAATTTGTAGATTGGCAAGCACACGATTTCTCAATGAGAGGAATGGGCGGAATCGAAGCAGCCTTGACTTCTGCAGCGGGACATTTATTAAGTTTTACAGGATCTGATACGATTCCAGCAATTGATTTCTTGGAAGAATATTACAATGCCAATTCAGATCAGGAGCTTGTGGCTGGTTCAGTAGCAGCAACAGAACATTCTGTTATGTGTATGGGAACAACTGAGGGCGAGTACGAAACTTTTAAAAGATTAATTACAGGAGTGTATCCAAAAGGAATTGTTTCTATCGTTTCTGATACTTGGGATTTATGGAAAGTTCTAACGGATTATCTTCCAAGATTAAAAGAAGAAATCGTTTCAAGAGAAGGTAAAGTAGTAATTCGTCCTGACAGTGGCGATCCGGTAGATATTATCTGCGGAAATCCAAACGGAAAAACAGAACAAGAGAAAAAAGGGGTTATCGAATTGCTTTGGGATGTTTTTGGCGGGACTACAAATGCTAAAGGATTCAAAGAATTGGTGCCGCAAATTGGAGCGATTTATGGAGATAGTATCACAGTAGCAAGAGCAACTCAAATTTGCGAAAGATTAAAAGAAAAAGGATTTGCTTCTACCAATGTTGTTTTAGGAATCGGTTCTTTCACATATCAATACAATACAAGAGATACTTTCGGATTTGCGATGAAAGCCACTTACGGAGAAGTGAACGGAGAGGGAAGAGCTATCTTCAAAGATCCAATTACTGACGACGGAACTAAAAAATCGGCTAAAGGATTAATGAAAATAGAATTAATCGACGGTAAGTATCATTTAACTGATAATGTTTCTTGGGAAGAAGAAAAACAAGGTGAATTGAAGGAAGTTTTCAGAGATGGAAAGCTTTTGGTTGATCAAACGTTAAGTGAAATCAGAACAAGAGTAAAAAGTAACGTGAGTATCGAAGCTTAA
- the nadD gene encoding nicotinate (nicotinamide) nucleotide adenylyltransferase, protein MKIGLYFGTYNPIHVGHLIIANHMAEYAGLDQIWMVVTPHNPLKKKATLLDDQQRLQMVFLATEDYPKIKPSDIEFKLPQPSYTVITLAHLQEKYPNHDFSLIMGEDNLKTLHKWKNYEVILENHDIYVYPRISDEPENVELKSHPKIHVIDAPIVEISSTFIRNNIKEGKNIQPLLPPKVWEYIDHNNFYKK, encoded by the coding sequence ATGAAAATAGGTCTTTATTTCGGAACTTATAATCCAATTCATGTTGGCCATCTAATCATTGCCAATCACATGGCAGAGTATGCTGGATTAGATCAGATTTGGATGGTGGTAACGCCTCATAATCCGTTAAAAAAGAAAGCGACTTTATTAGACGATCAGCAGCGCTTGCAAATGGTCTTTCTGGCAACAGAAGATTATCCGAAAATAAAACCATCTGATATCGAGTTTAAATTACCTCAGCCGAGTTATACGGTTATAACGCTCGCACATCTGCAAGAGAAATATCCAAATCATGACTTTTCTTTAATTATGGGTGAAGACAATTTGAAAACGCTTCATAAATGGAAAAACTATGAAGTGATTCTTGAAAATCATGATATTTATGTCTATCCTAGAATTTCTGATGAACCTGAAAATGTAGAATTAAAATCGCATCCCAAAATTCATGTTATTGATGCACCGATTGTAGAGATCTCTTCGACTTTTATTCGAAATAATATTAAAGAAGGGAAAAATATTCAACCTTTACTTCCTCCGAAAGTTTGGGAATATATTGATCATAATAATTTTTATAAGAAGTAA
- the gmk gene encoding guanylate kinase encodes MNKGKLIVFSAPSGSGKTTIVKHLLGQEDLNLEFSISAASRAPRGEEVNGKDYYFISLEEFKKHIKAEDFLEWEEVYRDNFYGTLKSEIERIWALGKNVIFDIDVVGGLRIKHKFPEETLAVFVKPPSVDELKRRLKQRSTESEDKINMRIAKASVELATAPQFDVIIKNYDLEVALEEAHQLVKDFINK; translated from the coding sequence ATGAACAAAGGAAAATTAATTGTTTTTTCGGCACCTTCGGGATCAGGAAAAACAACGATCGTAAAACATTTATTAGGACAGGAAGATTTAAATCTTGAATTTTCGATTTCGGCGGCATCGCGTGCACCGCGTGGTGAAGAAGTTAACGGAAAAGATTATTATTTCATTTCGTTAGAAGAATTCAAAAAGCACATTAAAGCCGAAGATTTTCTGGAATGGGAAGAAGTATATCGCGACAACTTCTACGGAACTTTAAAATCGGAAATTGAAAGAATCTGGGCTTTAGGAAAAAATGTTATTTTTGACATTGACGTGGTTGGCGGCCTTCGTATCAAGCATAAATTTCCAGAAGAAACTTTAGCGGTTTTCGTGAAACCTCCAAGTGTTGACGAATTAAAACGCCGATTAAAACAGCGTTCTACAGAAAGCGAAGATAAAATCAATATGCGTATCGCAAAAGCATCTGTAGAATTGGCGACTGCACCTCAATTCGATGTGATTATCAAAAATTATGATTTAGAGGTTGCTCTTGAAGAAGCGCATCAATTGGTAAAGGATTTCATAAACAAGTAA
- a CDS encoding YicC/YloC family endoribonuclease: MIQSMTGFGKASLQLPTKKITVEVKSLNSKGLDLNVRMPSVYREMELGLRTQISTKLERGKIDFAIYVESTAEQTSTKVNVPVVKNYIAQLREVYADADETELMKMAVRMPDTLKTEREEIDENDWEQIQVIIDEALQNILNFRKDEGESLEKEFNLRIGNIRQLMNDTLALDPERVQAIKDRLQNAISELEVNVDENRFEQELIYYLEKLDITEEKVRLTSHLDYFIETLNGSEANGRKLGFITQEMGREINTMGSKSNHAQMQKFVVMMKDELEKIKEQVLNVL; encoded by the coding sequence ATGATACAATCTATGACAGGGTTTGGCAAAGCATCTTTGCAATTGCCTACAAAAAAAATTACCGTTGAAGTAAAATCGCTAAACAGTAAAGGTTTAGATCTAAACGTAAGAATGCCATCGGTTTATCGCGAAATGGAATTAGGTTTGCGAACTCAAATCTCGACAAAACTTGAAAGAGGAAAAATTGATTTTGCAATTTATGTAGAAAGTACTGCCGAACAGACTTCAACCAAAGTAAACGTACCTGTTGTAAAAAACTACATCGCTCAATTGAGAGAAGTTTATGCTGATGCTGATGAAACTGAATTAATGAAAATGGCCGTTCGTATGCCAGATACATTAAAAACAGAGCGTGAAGAAATTGACGAAAATGACTGGGAGCAGATTCAGGTTATTATTGATGAAGCATTGCAAAACATCTTAAATTTCAGAAAAGACGAAGGCGAATCGCTTGAAAAAGAATTCAATTTAAGAATTGGAAACATTCGCCAGCTGATGAATGATACTCTGGCTTTAGATCCAGAACGTGTTCAGGCTATAAAAGACCGTTTGCAAAATGCTATTTCAGAATTAGAAGTAAATGTAGACGAAAATCGTTTTGAGCAAGAATTAATCTATTATTTAGAAAAACTGGATATAACGGAAGAAAAAGTACGTTTAACAAGCCATTTAGATTATTTCATAGAGACTTTAAACGGTTCTGAAGCTAACGGACGAAAACTTGGTTTTATCACTCAAGAAATGGGACGTGAAATCAATACAATGGGTTCTAAATCGAATCATGCTCAAATGCAGAAATTTGTTGTGATGATGAAAGATGAATTGGAAAAAATTAAAGAACAAGTATTGAACGTTCTATAA
- a CDS encoding arsenate reductase family protein, which translates to MNKIYYLASCDTCRKIIKSLPENNLVFHDIKQDPITEEQLEEMHTLSGSYEALFSKKAQLYKSMGLKDKSLTEADFKKYILEHYTFLSRPVFIIDGKIYIGNSQKNVAAVIEALS; encoded by the coding sequence ATGAATAAAATATATTACCTAGCTTCATGCGATACTTGCCGCAAAATCATTAAAAGCCTTCCAGAAAACAATCTTGTTTTTCATGACATCAAGCAAGATCCAATCACTGAGGAACAGCTGGAAGAAATGCACACACTTTCTGGAAGTTACGAAGCTTTATTCAGCAAGAAAGCGCAATTATATAAATCAATGGGATTAAAAGACAAATCATTGACGGAAGCCGATTTCAAAAAATACATTCTGGAACATTACACGTTCTTAAGTCGTCCGGTTTTTATTATTGATGGCAAAATTTACATCGGCAACAGCCAAAAAAATGTGGCCGCAGTTATTGAGGCTTTGAGTTAA
- a CDS encoding DinB family protein, whose product MNSVFNVQKTSREILLKLLTSHSLEQLNKIPDGFNNNIVWNVAHCIAAQQSLVYKLSGLPAIVSEDFILKYRKGTKPEGDVSQEEVDEIRELLFTTLEKTENDFASGLFVDYTEYTTSMGFTLHNVHDALNFNNYHEGIHTGIVMAIKKLV is encoded by the coding sequence ATGAATTCAGTTTTTAATGTACAGAAAACAAGCAGGGAAATTCTGCTGAAACTTTTAACTAGTCATTCGCTAGAACAATTAAATAAAATACCAGATGGATTTAATAATAATATAGTTTGGAATGTGGCTCATTGTATAGCGGCACAACAGTCATTGGTTTATAAATTATCAGGATTACCGGCGATAGTTTCGGAAGATTTTATTTTAAAATACCGAAAAGGCACAAAACCTGAAGGTGATGTTTCGCAGGAAGAAGTTGATGAAATCAGAGAACTGCTTTTTACTACATTAGAGAAAACTGAAAATGATTTTGCAAGCGGTCTTTTTGTCGATTATACCGAATATACCACAAGTATGGGTTTTACACTTCACAATGTGCATGACGCTTTGAATTTTAATAATTATCACGAAGGAATTCATACCGGAATTGTAATGGCAATTAAGAAATTAGTTTAA
- a CDS encoding septal ring lytic transglycosylase RlpA family protein — protein MRNKNILLASFTLLFICCFSYVISQTKPTTEPKIIQDTVKNVKPNLIALPTDSVFTDKGLKLKPYKKNAHASYYADRFNGRKTADGSRFNNNKYTAAHKRLPFGTRVKVTNEANGKFVIVKITDRGPFVKTREIDLSKRAFMEITKSKGAGAMKVTLETIVE, from the coding sequence ATGAGAAATAAAAATATTTTACTCGCCTCTTTTACATTATTATTTATCTGCTGTTTTTCTTATGTTATAAGTCAAACGAAACCTACAACTGAACCTAAAATTATACAGGATACGGTAAAAAACGTAAAACCAAACCTTATTGCTTTACCAACAGACTCAGTATTCACAGATAAAGGATTAAAACTAAAACCCTATAAAAAAAACGCTCACGCCTCCTACTACGCAGATCGTTTTAATGGAAGAAAAACTGCTGACGGAAGTCGTTTCAACAACAACAAGTACACTGCAGCACACAAAAGACTTCCCTTTGGTACAAGAGTCAAAGTTACTAATGAAGCCAACGGAAAATTTGTAATCGTAAAAATCACCGATCGCGGTCCATTTGTAAAAACCCGCGAAATCGACCTTTCAAAAAGAGCATTTATGGAAATCACCAAAAGTAAAGGTGCTGGTGCTATGAAAGTAACGCTTGAAACTATAGTAGAATAA